Proteins encoded by one window of Xyrauchen texanus isolate HMW12.3.18 chromosome 24, RBS_HiC_50CHRs, whole genome shotgun sequence:
- the LOC127617518 gene encoding E3 SUMO-protein ligase KIAA1586-like, whose protein sequence is MIEIEDVSPEVCRISNFDVWNYTFSIKALKKGTTSYPALSNGSGSSSSPVSALSSGSSSSPVSALSSGSSSSPVSALSSGSSSSPVSALSSGSSSSPVSALSSHSSSSPALALSLPICWTLAQYEHFKTKYSFIFLSNNALGCEICRDAGSPGVLRSGSNKYTFSSEWQYGRVKPYGDTKDKQMRSLRKKICEHVTSHSHKLAESICEKKEESTLDASFLKAQQEQLCTTEKVFRTAYHIAKRNRPYTDHPSLIDLQRMNGLNMGRVLHTNVTCTEIVHFISKEMKHALMTSIRNTKPKVSILIDDSTTLSKKSCLVVYVRASIQNSDPLTFFLEVIELEQTTADGITDALLKCLMDNGLDDEFLKQCFLGFCSDGASVMLGRKAGVYAKLKSRYPAVVGWHCLNHRLELSVGDAVRSCVETNHFTSFLDKLYCLYSQSPKNLRELDEAASVVGTQLRKIGRVLNVRWVASSYRTVEAVWNMYGALHQHFISAGKDTSRTSAERCMYDGLAAKLSSEGFVVNLGLMLDALEELKDLSEALQNREIRLSEGLKKVKRLADVFLAMMETPGPHYQIACQAVQDGVFKGVPLKTGGRQIKINHEKFFHALSCSMQSRMVPEHELELFNQINVLSPDTWPSPVPLLYGEQELRQLCNSLAMNYCSVKQGFRDYKENPNMAIKEGLLKLKHTVGTLAVSTAECERGFSAMNTIVSPLRNQLKIVNVSSHAQ, encoded by the coding sequence atgatagaGATTGAAGACGTAAGCCCAGAAGTGTGCAGAATCAGTAATTTTGATGTATGGAACTATACATTTAGTATAAAAGCCCTAAAGAAAGGCACAACCAGCTACCCAGCTCTCAGCAATGGCAGTGGTAGCAGCAGCAGCCCAGTGTCAGCCCTCAGCAGTGGTAGCAGCAGCAGCCCAGTGTCAGCCCTCAGCAGTGGTAGCAGCAGCAGCCCAGTGTCAGCCCTCAGCAGTGGTAGCAGCAGCAGCCCAGTGTCAGCCCTCAGCAGTGGTAGCAGCAGCAGCCCAGTGTCAGCCCTCAGTAGTCATAGCAGCAGCAGCCCAGCTTTAGCACTCAGTTTGCCAATTTGTTGGACTCTGGCCCAATATGAACACTTCAAAACCAAATACTCGTTCATATTCCTATCTAATAATGCACTGGGATGTGAAATATGCAGAGATGCAGGGTCACCAGGTGTGCTAAGATCTGGTTCAAACAAATACACTTTTTCATCAGAGTGGCAATATGGCAGAGTTAAACCGTATGGGGATACTAAAGACAAGCAGATGAGATCGTTACGAAAAAAAATATGCGAGCATGTAACATCGCATAGCCACAAATTAGCCGAGTCGATctgtgaaaaaaaagaagaaagtacATTAGATGCCAGCTTCCTAAAAGCACAACAAGAACAGCTGTGCACCACTGAGAAGGTGTTTAGGACGGCATATCACATTGCCAAAAGAAATCGCCCATACACAGATCACCCTTCACTCATCGACCTACAGCGCATGAATGGTCTTAATATGGGGAGAGTTTTGCACACTAATGTCACATGCACAGAGATTGTTCATTTCATCTCAAAAGAAATGAAACATGCCCTGATGACCAGCATCAGGAATACAAAGCCCAAAGTGTCCATCCTGATAGATGACAGCACGACACTAAGCAAAAAATCGTGTTTAGTTGTATACGTTCGCGCATCGATCCAAAATTCAGACCCACTCACTTTTTTCTTAGAGGTTATTGAGCTAGAACAGACTACTGCAGATGGCATCACTGATGCATTGCTCAAGTGTCTCATGGACAATGGGTTAGATGATGAGTTTCTAAAGCAGTGCTTTCTTGGCTTCTGCTCAGATGGGGCATCGGTGATGCTGGGTAGAAAGGCAGGGGTGTATGCAAAGCTAAAGTCCAGATATCCAGCAGTGGTTGGCTGGCACTGCCTTAATCACAGGCTAGAGCTGTCAGTTGGGGATGCCGTAAGGAGCTGTGTGGAAACCAACCACTTCACCAGTTTCCTGGATAAGCTGTACTGTCTTTATAGCCAGTCCCCAAAGAATTTGAGGGAACTGGATGAGGCTGCATCAGTAGTGGGCACACAGTTGAGAAAAATAGGCCGTGTGTTAAATGTGAGATGGGTTGCCTCTTCCTACAGGACAGTTGAGGCTGTCTGGAATATGTATGGTGCTTTGCACCAGCACTTTATTAGTGCTGGTAAAGATACATCCAGGACCTCGGCTGAAAGGTGCATGTATGATGGGCTTGCAGCTAAATTATCCTCAGAGGGTTTTGTTGTCAATTTGGGACTAATGTTGGATGCTCTAGAAGAGCTTAAAGACTTGTCTGAGGCATTACAAAACCGAGAAATACGTCTCTCAGAAGGGTTAAAAAAAGTTAAACGGCTGGCTGATGTTTTCTTAGCAATGATGGAGACACCAGGCCCTCATTACCAGATTGCCTGTCAGGCTGTTCAGGATGGTGTTTTTAAGGGGGTTCCATTGAAAACTGGTGGGAGACAAATAAAAATCAATCATGAAAAGTTTTTTCATGCACTTAGTTGTAGCATGCAGTCCAGGATGGTCCCAGAGCATGAGCTGGagctttttaatcaaataaacgTGTTGTCACCTGACACCTGGCCCTCTCCAGTTCCACTGCTGTATGGAGAACAAGAATTGAGGCAGCTGTGTAATAGTCTGGCGATGAACTACTGTAGTGTCAAACAAGGTTTCAGGGACTACAAGGAAAACCCAAACATGGCAATTAAAGAGGGTCTTCTGAAATTAAAACACACAGTAGGTACACTGGCTGTGAGCACAGCTGAATGTGAAAGGGGATTTTCAGCTATGAATACTATTGTTTCACCACTGAGAAATCAGCTGAAGATTGTCAATGTGTCCTCACATGCTCAGTAG